A genomic region of Rhodohalobacter sp. 614A contains the following coding sequences:
- a CDS encoding ABC transporter substrate-binding protein, with product MIRTTAFLLFAFILLSLSYPSNNLFAQNSITFQDVSGQTVTLEKPAERILLGEGRSLLALALIDENPIDRIAGWMGDFHFLGQEMYNHYKDKFPAIEDITLVGRTGEDTFSIEKALSTRPDVAIFGINGHGPGSDSYETIRQLNAAGIPVVFVDFRQQPFDHTLPSMRVLGKVIGQEEKAEAYIEFYQSRMNRISERISELESISRPKVLLEMHAGAFSECCSSPGNGSLGEFIEFAGGQNIGADVIPGALGLLSMEYILSENPDVYIGTGVERSIRKTGINMGSGVDPQDSRESLKEIVSRTGISSLSAVQNDHYHAIWHNFYNLPVNILAAEAIAKWIHPELFEDIDPAETLQYMNEHFLAVPMRGTFWVSPE from the coding sequence TTGATTCGTACCACAGCTTTTTTACTTTTTGCTTTTATTCTTCTGTCTCTTTCCTATCCATCGAATAACCTTTTTGCTCAGAACTCAATTACCTTTCAGGATGTAAGCGGTCAAACTGTAACGCTGGAAAAACCCGCCGAACGAATTCTTTTGGGAGAAGGGCGGAGTTTGTTAGCATTGGCTCTCATTGATGAGAATCCCATTGACCGAATTGCCGGCTGGATGGGCGATTTTCATTTTTTGGGCCAGGAAATGTATAATCATTACAAAGATAAATTTCCCGCCATTGAGGATATAACTCTGGTTGGCAGAACAGGAGAGGATACATTTTCGATTGAAAAGGCTTTATCAACTCGACCGGACGTAGCTATTTTTGGAATCAATGGACATGGGCCGGGGTCGGATTCTTATGAAACCATCCGGCAGTTGAATGCAGCAGGAATCCCTGTAGTTTTTGTTGATTTTCGGCAACAGCCATTCGACCATACCTTGCCCAGCATGAGAGTTTTAGGAAAAGTCATTGGCCAGGAAGAAAAAGCGGAAGCATATATTGAATTCTACCAATCCCGAATGAATCGAATTTCGGAACGAATTTCGGAGTTGGAATCCATATCCCGTCCAAAAGTTCTTCTTGAAATGCATGCAGGAGCGTTCAGTGAATGCTGTTCTTCTCCGGGAAATGGAAGTTTAGGAGAGTTTATTGAATTTGCCGGCGGCCAAAATATAGGTGCTGATGTCATTCCCGGCGCATTAGGTTTGCTGAGCATGGAATATATTTTGTCCGAAAATCCGGATGTTTACATTGGCACCGGGGTGGAGCGGAGTATCCGAAAGACGGGAATTAATATGGGGTCAGGTGTTGATCCGCAGGACTCTCGGGAGTCTCTCAAAGAAATCGTGAGCCGTACAGGAATCAGTTCGCTCTCAGCCGTACAAAACGATCATTATCATGCGATTTGGCATAATTTCTATAATCTGCCCGTTAATATTTTAGCAGCCGAAGCAATCGCAAAATGGATTCATCCGGAGCTTTTTGAAGACATTGATCCGGCGGAAACATTGCAATATATGAATGAACATTTCCTGGCAGTTCCTATGAGAGGTACTTTCTGGGTGAGCCCCGAGTAA
- a CDS encoding TonB-dependent receptor, whose product MQKLAPIFILLFAISGLFWSVSAQTNTDRASVEGRISDTNGNPVAGITIHFEDTNIGSFSDEDGAFEITDIEPGTYVLIVSGIGYQAFRQEITVANSERIELEIRLNDDVIGLDQITVQAQGESAEIERASFTVNSIQTKEIQNTTADVQKVLNESSGIRIRESGGLGSSYELSLNGLSGRQIRIFVDGIPVDQLGSGYNLNNLSVNLVDRVDVYKGVVPIELGADALGGAINIVTDRQTSSFLDASYSAGSFNTHRGALSGRHRWKNGFTAGVSGYYNYSDNNYQMNDMTVSVGGVSKEMDITRFHDAYKSRRIAANIGFTNVKWADELMAQFSYAGIDQDIQNGVYGTPVGEATEEEENLSYTVRYRKSNLLNDKLDLDLFGLHNTVTSTSVDTSSNRYNWNGDIIRTENNSLGELVREKTIFEFDQSQYLFRLNATYALSESIQISVNELYSDISRKGENRLNTNNDEPFRSPNTLKKSVTGIALDSNFLDDRLEVVAAVKFYHFDMLTKNAVEYTQGEFEIEDIETSSQNLGYALSARFYLLQDLFLKTSFERGFRLPQPREIFGDGLRILANPDLKPESSYNFNAGLSHSYSSSSGIFSNTVNVFQRDVNDYIFHQQEGVFSSYKNVLNVLVRGVEWDGSYNYQDRFSISGNLTWQRVLNNEKYIPGTNTKSRVYGDQMPNTPYLFSNLRTSYTFQDLIPESHVSVFYSMNFVHEFYLNYSSISIKSTKNVIPHQFLNHTGITFSTPDSRYNLSLEARNIFNTEAYDSFRLQKPGRSLYIKVRYLLR is encoded by the coding sequence ATGCAAAAACTTGCACCAATTTTCATTTTACTTTTCGCAATATCAGGTCTGTTCTGGTCGGTATCTGCACAAACGAATACGGATCGGGCTTCGGTTGAAGGACGGATATCAGATACGAACGGCAACCCCGTTGCAGGAATTACAATTCATTTTGAGGATACCAATATCGGCAGCTTTTCTGATGAAGATGGAGCTTTTGAAATTACAGATATAGAACCGGGTACGTATGTTTTGATTGTATCCGGGATTGGTTATCAGGCATTCAGGCAAGAAATTACAGTTGCCAACAGCGAAAGAATTGAGCTCGAAATTCGGCTGAATGATGATGTGATCGGACTCGACCAAATTACGGTGCAGGCTCAAGGTGAATCCGCAGAAATAGAACGTGCCAGTTTTACGGTCAACTCTATTCAAACAAAAGAGATTCAGAATACTACTGCCGATGTACAGAAGGTCTTAAATGAATCATCAGGAATCAGAATACGGGAATCGGGGGGGCTCGGTTCCAGTTATGAATTATCTCTGAACGGGCTGTCGGGACGACAAATTCGAATTTTTGTGGATGGTATTCCGGTTGACCAGTTGGGAAGCGGTTATAATCTGAATAACCTGTCGGTAAATTTGGTCGATCGCGTGGATGTATATAAAGGCGTTGTTCCGATTGAATTGGGTGCCGATGCCCTCGGTGGCGCGATTAATATTGTGACAGACCGCCAAACTTCTTCATTTCTGGATGCCTCGTATAGTGCAGGTTCTTTCAATACACATCGCGGAGCTTTGAGTGGTCGTCATCGTTGGAAAAACGGATTTACAGCAGGTGTGTCCGGCTATTACAACTACAGCGACAACAACTATCAGATGAATGATATGACGGTTTCTGTGGGTGGAGTTAGTAAAGAAATGGATATCACACGCTTTCATGATGCGTATAAATCCAGGCGAATCGCTGCAAATATTGGATTTACAAATGTGAAATGGGCTGATGAATTGATGGCACAATTCTCGTATGCCGGGATCGATCAGGATATTCAAAATGGCGTATATGGCACTCCTGTAGGCGAAGCGACCGAAGAGGAAGAGAATTTATCGTATACAGTTCGTTATCGAAAATCAAACCTGTTGAATGATAAACTGGATCTTGACCTGTTCGGCTTGCACAACACCGTAACCAGTACCAGTGTGGATACTTCATCAAACCGCTACAACTGGAATGGGGATATTATCCGTACCGAAAATAACAGTCTTGGCGAGCTTGTTCGCGAAAAAACCATTTTTGAATTTGATCAGTCTCAATATCTCTTCCGCCTGAATGCGACATATGCACTTTCCGAGTCCATTCAGATTTCTGTAAATGAACTCTATTCAGATATCAGCCGGAAAGGCGAAAACCGATTAAATACCAATAATGATGAACCATTCCGTTCGCCAAATACATTAAAAAAATCTGTAACCGGTATTGCTCTGGATTCCAACTTTTTGGATGATCGGCTGGAAGTTGTAGCCGCTGTAAAGTTCTATCACTTCGATATGCTTACCAAAAATGCTGTAGAGTATACGCAGGGAGAATTTGAGATTGAAGACATTGAAACGTCAAGCCAAAATCTTGGATATGCACTTTCCGCAAGATTCTATCTTCTCCAGGATTTATTCTTAAAAACTTCGTTTGAAAGAGGATTCCGCCTACCTCAACCCCGGGAAATATTTGGCGATGGCCTACGTATTTTGGCCAATCCTGATTTAAAACCAGAATCAAGTTATAACTTCAATGCGGGATTGAGTCATTCCTACAGTTCATCCTCAGGAATTTTTAGTAATACGGTGAATGTCTTCCAGCGAGACGTGAATGATTACATCTTTCATCAACAAGAAGGAGTTTTTAGTTCGTATAAAAATGTACTGAATGTATTGGTAAGAGGTGTTGAATGGGATGGATCTTACAACTATCAGGACAGATTTTCTATCAGCGGAAATTTGACGTGGCAGCGTGTTCTGAACAATGAAAAATACATCCCGGGAACCAATACGAAAAGTCGCGTGTATGGCGATCAAATGCCGAACACACCCTATCTTTTCTCAAACCTCCGGACATCGTACACGTTTCAAGATCTTATTCCCGAGAGCCATGTATCTGTGTTTTATTCGATGAATTTTGTGCATGAATTTTATCTTAACTACTCCAGCATTTCTATAAAAAGCACTAAAAATGTGATTCCGCACCAATTTTTGAATCACACCGGAATCACATTTTCAACCCCGGATAGCCGGTACAATCTGAGCCTGGAAGCCCGAAATATTTTCAATACGGAAGCTTACGATAGCTTCAGACTCCAAAAACCCGGACGATCTCTTTATATCAAAGTGCGCTACCTGCTTCGATAG
- a CDS encoding FecCD family ABC transporter permease — protein MSNDSQVKIPEQKKDQTPDPSAKEIKKDTSSLVLEEYQKSVVWRYGILVLLAAGVLIAFMFDLTVGASSLTIADLWRGIMDPGSVERTTSVIIWEVRFPYSLMAVLVGGALSLSGTEMQTILNNQLASPFTLGVSAAASLGAALAIILNITIPGVSENWIISGNAFLFAFGSVLLLQAMARLKGGSAENLVLLGIAFVFTFNALVALIQFVSTQEALQQFIFWSMGSLVRANWDKIQFLTVAFVLILPFSIKACWKMNALRLGDERAKSFGVNVSRLRFASLFRISILSGISVAFVGTIGFIGLVGPHIARLIIGEDHRFLIPASIFSGAFVMSLASIASKIIFPGVLIPLGIVTSLIGIPIFLTLILSKEA, from the coding sequence ATGAGTAACGATTCGCAAGTAAAAATTCCTGAACAAAAAAAAGATCAAACTCCTGATCCATCTGCAAAAGAGATTAAGAAAGATACCTCCTCTTTGGTTCTGGAAGAGTATCAAAAATCGGTTGTCTGGAGGTACGGAATTCTTGTCCTTCTTGCGGCTGGTGTTCTGATTGCTTTCATGTTTGATTTAACGGTGGGCGCTTCTTCTCTTACGATCGCAGATTTGTGGCGTGGCATTATGGACCCCGGCAGTGTGGAACGAACGACGTCTGTGATTATCTGGGAAGTCCGGTTTCCTTATTCGTTGATGGCGGTATTGGTCGGCGGAGCACTGTCTCTTTCAGGTACAGAAATGCAGACGATTTTGAATAATCAGCTCGCCAGTCCGTTTACGCTTGGAGTTTCTGCGGCGGCATCCTTAGGGGCGGCTTTAGCCATTATTCTGAACATCACTATTCCGGGAGTTTCTGAAAACTGGATTATATCCGGTAATGCCTTTCTTTTTGCATTCGGATCAGTATTACTTTTACAGGCGATGGCCCGGTTAAAGGGGGGAAGTGCTGAAAACCTTGTGCTTCTGGGAATTGCATTCGTATTCACGTTTAATGCTCTTGTGGCATTAATTCAATTTGTATCCACACAGGAAGCATTGCAGCAATTTATCTTCTGGAGCATGGGGAGCCTGGTCCGTGCCAACTGGGACAAAATCCAATTTCTGACGGTTGCTTTCGTGTTGATTCTTCCTTTTTCTATCAAAGCCTGCTGGAAAATGAATGCACTTCGCTTGGGTGATGAACGAGCAAAAAGTTTTGGTGTAAATGTAAGCAGACTCCGGTTCGCCTCCCTGTTTCGCATTAGTATTTTATCGGGTATTTCAGTGGCGTTTGTGGGTACCATTGGATTTATCGGATTGGTGGGGCCGCATATCGCTCGTCTGATTATTGGTGAAGACCACCGTTTTTTGATTCCTGCCAGTATCTTTAGCGGCGCTTTTGTGATGTCGCTGGCATCCATCGCCAGTAAAATCATTTTTCCGGGAGTTCTGATTCCACTCGGCATTGTTACGTCACTGATCGGAATCCCGATTTTTCTTACCCTCATTTTGAGCAAAGAAGCATAA
- a CDS encoding DUF4374 domain-containing protein, translating into MIHKLTNYTILLMLVIGIVACQDDNSPTGPDPEPDPDTYSYLLALSLPSIESYPFHTLTDIREGTADIAESQEVPGVVPVSVTGNDGYVYLNSPELLTKYEVGEDGILVNLGSVPNLGISGGPVFEFLSDTRLMISTGPRQAPGGVFGYQIIDTETMTEESQGTITLPTDENALSIPSSYILRDGKIFVPYIHTDENYVAFDEAPVAIYDASTLEYEKTIYTDKAACLGYSIISSHGIAENGDLYLAACNSDYWGANESIPSGIVRINAGETEFDDSYFLNLTEKFEGNHTGGMVYAGNNVAVVQVFRSDLVDEYGDYQGDFVIEYHAVNLESGATQKLDVPLSKWPRRSMQLLDDGTVAIVGNTQSEGNNIYIFDPADYSVTKGLVYEGAELINSLLVY; encoded by the coding sequence ATGATTCATAAACTTACAAACTATACGATTCTCCTAATGCTGGTAATAGGTATTGTGGCCTGCCAGGATGATAACAGCCCAACAGGACCAGATCCTGAACCAGATCCGGATACTTACAGCTATTTGTTGGCGCTGAGCTTGCCCAGCATCGAGTCATATCCCTTTCATACCTTGACAGATATTCGTGAGGGAACGGCCGATATTGCAGAGTCTCAGGAAGTTCCTGGTGTTGTACCGGTTTCCGTAACAGGCAATGATGGTTATGTGTACTTGAATTCACCAGAACTGCTGACGAAATATGAAGTTGGAGAAGATGGAATTTTAGTGAATCTCGGATCCGTTCCCAACCTGGGAATCAGTGGTGGTCCGGTATTCGAATTTTTATCCGATACACGACTGATGATTTCAACAGGTCCACGCCAGGCTCCTGGTGGTGTTTTCGGTTATCAAATCATCGATACCGAAACCATGACCGAAGAATCTCAGGGAACCATTACCTTGCCTACCGATGAAAATGCATTGTCCATTCCCTCCTCCTATATTCTGCGAGACGGCAAAATCTTTGTACCGTACATTCACACCGATGAAAATTATGTAGCTTTTGATGAAGCTCCTGTCGCTATTTATGATGCTTCCACGTTGGAGTATGAAAAAACAATTTATACTGACAAAGCTGCATGCCTGGGTTATAGTATAATAAGTTCTCACGGCATTGCTGAAAACGGTGATCTTTATCTTGCTGCATGTAATTCAGACTATTGGGGAGCTAATGAATCCATTCCTTCAGGAATTGTACGTATCAACGCCGGGGAAACAGAATTTGATGACAGCTATTTCCTGAATCTTACAGAGAAATTTGAGGGAAATCATACCGGTGGAATGGTTTACGCCGGAAATAATGTAGCTGTGGTTCAGGTTTTTCGAAGTGATCTGGTTGATGAATATGGAGATTACCAGGGAGATTTTGTGATTGAATATCACGCCGTAAATCTTGAAAGCGGTGCAACCCAGAAACTGGATGTTCCATTGAGTAAATGGCCGCGAAGATCCATGCAATTATTGGATGACGGAACAGTAGCCATTGTTGGTAATACTCAATCCGAAGGAAATAATATTTACATTTTTGATCCGGCAGACTACTCTGTAACCAAAGGATTGGTTTACGAAGGAGCTGAACTTATAAACAGCTTGTTAGTCTATTAA
- a CDS encoding alpha/beta hydrolase-fold protein codes for MEDIHIGKKHSLYSKFLDEEREYWVHLPDSYEDTTYAPQDYPVLYVLDGDKQFHLLTGIQNFLSEGLYASIPEMIVVGILNTHRSRDFTPTHSKSHHPEIGGQFTFPDSGGGDTFLDFIEKELVPEINQNYRTNKYKIFVGHSFGGLLVLYTLLTRSNLFNAFISIDPSIWWDDYFVLDRSKQLLSEKNFEGKTLYLAQSPFGSSNRAPEESLEFRDQLQKNTINGLRWKFRYFEEENHGTIPLPAEHHGLRFIFDGYRTDVKTAAEDPEMVIDSFKKLSKKLGVKIHPPEYLVDGLGDFCLKYGETSNALKFFKINQEIYPESPHAFLQLGNYYSQTGAPEKAIQAYKQALELDSTYQPVIEKLKK; via the coding sequence ATGGAAGACATCCACATTGGCAAAAAACATTCGCTCTATTCTAAATTTTTAGATGAAGAGAGAGAGTATTGGGTACACCTGCCAGACAGTTATGAGGACACGACTTATGCTCCACAAGATTACCCCGTGTTGTATGTTTTAGATGGCGACAAACAATTTCATCTGCTAACCGGGATACAAAATTTTCTAAGTGAGGGATTGTATGCTTCTATTCCCGAAATGATTGTGGTGGGAATTTTAAATACTCATCGCTCACGGGATTTTACTCCCACGCATTCAAAATCTCATCATCCGGAAATTGGCGGACAATTTACATTTCCGGATAGCGGTGGGGGAGACACTTTTTTAGATTTCATTGAAAAGGAACTCGTCCCTGAAATCAATCAGAACTATCGAACAAATAAGTATAAAATTTTTGTCGGACATTCCTTTGGCGGATTGCTGGTTCTTTATACACTTTTAACTCGCTCCAACCTGTTTAATGCCTTTATCTCTATAGATCCCAGTATTTGGTGGGATGATTATTTTGTACTGGACAGATCCAAACAGTTATTGAGTGAGAAAAACTTTGAAGGCAAAACACTTTATTTGGCCCAATCTCCCTTTGGAAGCTCGAACCGGGCACCGGAGGAGTCGCTTGAATTTCGTGATCAGCTTCAAAAAAACACAATAAACGGCCTGCGCTGGAAATTCCGCTATTTTGAAGAAGAAAATCATGGCACAATTCCACTGCCGGCTGAACATCACGGATTACGATTTATTTTTGATGGATATCGAACCGATGTAAAGACAGCTGCGGAAGATCCCGAAATGGTTATCGACTCTTTTAAAAAACTTTCGAAAAAACTGGGGGTTAAAATACATCCACCAGAATATTTAGTGGATGGCCTTGGTGATTTTTGCCTGAAGTATGGTGAAACGTCAAACGCCCTGAAGTTTTTTAAGATAAATCAGGAAATCTATCCTGAAAGTCCTCATGCATTTCTCCAATTGGGAAATTACTATTCCCAAACCGGGGCTCCAGAAAAAGCTATTCAAGCCTATAAACAAGCTCTTGAGTTGGATAGTACGTATCAACCGGTTATTGAGAAATTGAAAAAGTAA
- a CDS encoding TonB-dependent receptor produces MKKVAIGIFFFMLLTGLSQIVSAQNTGTIEGRVLTSDGEPAATVNVILEGTQKGTATDRNGEYALRNIEPGSYTVVFSFIGLDTKNLRVTVRAGETVNVDDVILSENTQQLNEAIIVASRLNKFSEKTTDYVARMPIENLSNPQSYTVVTDELMQEQLVTDFPSAFKSITGGGYVATNEGNVTAYLRGFRTDSYVRNGLVSYTRVPIDPQNIERIEVIKGPSSTLFGAYTQNIAGYGGLINRVTKKPLEQERFSASYITGSWELNRFTADYNTSLDEDNKVLFRLNGAVHSENDFRDQGIQRDLMIAPSLTYHVNDRLSINVEAELFKTKRLLYFARGASGAVSGDTWDDLNWDYETAYHGNDLASDMASRVLGGTINYEISDNWSSETKALSSIIDVDADFLRLVMLDDNTLQRNFIQYAPRTAGSVHFQQDFTGIHSFENLENKVVVGASYMKLFDDYQRAVQPGPPFIEYDRVDLSGENPAVPVLSKQAWEQYITDNLSRSWYETSQNTFGLYVSDAVTVADRLTILGGLRYDHFTNQNVVANGVEDDSGYDQDTFSYKLGATYSPLMDQVSIFANYMDGFSNVAPGVNENGDLTNFDAEKATQWEVGTKLQLFGDKLESTISYYNISITNAVLNYGEYSAQEGETLSKGFEIDLIANPFPGFNLVAGYTHNEATIEENVNEELEGNSVTYSPQEVANFWLSHRFIDGSIGGFGIGFGGNYVSEIFINTTNTFGSSDYTTFDGALFYDHSDYRFTLKFNNLTDEHYYNGYGQPQKPFNVQAGVQVTL; encoded by the coding sequence ATGAAAAAAGTAGCTATTGGCATTTTCTTTTTTATGCTGCTGACAGGTCTTTCACAAATTGTGAGTGCTCAAAACACGGGGACTATAGAAGGGCGCGTGTTAACTTCGGACGGGGAACCCGCCGCTACCGTAAATGTAATTCTTGAAGGTACACAAAAAGGTACCGCTACCGACAGAAACGGAGAGTATGCTCTTCGAAATATTGAACCGGGAAGTTATACAGTGGTATTCTCATTTATTGGTTTGGATACCAAAAATCTCAGGGTCACTGTTCGGGCAGGTGAAACCGTAAATGTTGATGATGTCATCCTTTCAGAAAATACACAGCAACTGAATGAAGCGATTATTGTTGCCAGCCGGTTGAATAAATTTTCAGAGAAAACGACCGACTATGTTGCGCGTATGCCTATCGAAAACCTCAGCAATCCTCAGTCATACACAGTGGTGACGGATGAATTGATGCAAGAACAGTTGGTTACCGATTTTCCGTCAGCTTTTAAAAGCATTACCGGCGGTGGTTATGTGGCAACGAACGAAGGGAATGTAACCGCCTATTTACGTGGATTTCGAACCGATTCTTATGTACGAAATGGTCTTGTTTCCTATACAAGGGTTCCCATTGATCCACAAAATATTGAACGAATTGAAGTGATTAAAGGTCCATCGTCCACACTGTTTGGCGCCTACACGCAAAATATTGCCGGATATGGCGGACTCATCAATCGGGTAACTAAAAAACCATTGGAGCAGGAACGTTTTAGCGCGTCTTACATTACCGGCAGCTGGGAACTGAATCGTTTTACAGCAGATTATAACACTTCTCTCGATGAAGATAACAAGGTTCTGTTTCGGTTGAATGGAGCCGTGCATTCCGAAAATGATTTTCGTGATCAGGGTATTCAAAGAGATTTGATGATTGCGCCTTCACTAACCTATCATGTGAATGATCGCCTTTCCATCAACGTAGAAGCCGAACTGTTTAAAACCAAACGACTGCTTTATTTCGCACGCGGAGCTTCCGGTGCGGTTTCCGGCGATACCTGGGATGATTTAAACTGGGATTACGAAACAGCCTATCACGGAAATGATTTGGCCAGTGATATGGCATCCAGAGTATTAGGCGGAACCATTAATTATGAAATATCTGACAACTGGTCGTCTGAAACGAAAGCTCTTTCATCCATAATTGATGTAGATGCAGATTTTCTGAGATTGGTGATGTTGGATGACAATACTCTTCAGCGAAACTTCATTCAATACGCTCCCAGAACGGCCGGATCGGTCCATTTTCAGCAGGATTTTACGGGAATTCATTCGTTTGAAAATCTTGAAAACAAAGTAGTGGTCGGTGCCAGCTACATGAAATTATTTGATGATTATCAACGCGCGGTTCAGCCCGGCCCGCCCTTCATCGAGTATGATCGGGTTGATCTCTCCGGGGAAAATCCGGCAGTTCCTGTATTGTCGAAGCAGGCATGGGAACAGTACATCACAGATAATCTTTCCAGAAGCTGGTACGAAACCAGCCAGAATACATTTGGATTATACGTCTCTGATGCTGTTACTGTGGCCGATCGGCTGACCATTCTTGGCGGATTAAGATATGATCACTTTACCAATCAGAATGTAGTAGCAAATGGCGTAGAAGACGATAGTGGATACGATCAGGATACGTTCTCTTACAAACTCGGAGCCACCTATTCCCCATTGATGGATCAAGTGTCGATCTTCGCAAACTATATGGATGGCTTCAGTAATGTAGCGCCTGGTGTGAATGAAAACGGAGACCTCACCAATTTCGATGCTGAAAAAGCCACTCAGTGGGAAGTTGGAACCAAGCTTCAACTGTTTGGAGATAAGCTGGAAAGTACCATCAGCTATTACAATATATCCATTACAAATGCTGTGTTAAATTATGGAGAATACAGTGCTCAGGAAGGAGAAACGTTGAGTAAAGGATTTGAAATTGATCTGATTGCCAATCCGTTTCCCGGTTTTAATCTGGTGGCCGGATATACTCATAACGAAGCCACGATTGAGGAAAATGTCAATGAAGAACTTGAAGGCAATAGCGTAACCTATTCACCGCAGGAAGTCGCTAACTTCTGGCTGAGCCACAGATTTATCGATGGCTCGATTGGCGGATTTGGCATCGGCTTTGGTGGAAATTATGTGAGTGAAATCTTTATCAACACAACCAATACATTTGGTTCGTCTGATTATACAACTTTTGATGGAGCACTATTTTATGATCATTCCGATTATCGCTTTACGCTCAAATTCAACAACCTGACGGATGAACATTACTATAACGGATACGGCCAGCCTCAAAAACCGTTCAACGTTCAGGCAGGAGTTCAGGTAACGTTATAA
- a CDS encoding ABC transporter ATP-binding protein, giving the protein MISQSTSNLKISDFSTGYRKKQIIDNLTLPKFEAGNLIAIAGPNAAGKSTFLKALAGHLSATGTVMLDDKNLFDLKFEEWAERVTFMPQKLPDGVGLTVLESVISALKTIPSPKFLNKQKIHEQAMEILEQVGIEGIAMQPLNKISGGQRQLASLAQSLVRDPDLFLLDEPTSALDLRYQTQVMNLLGQLAQKGKIVFVVLHNLSLAARWADQIIIFRDGKLHAFGPPKEAITSEVLAHVYGVKARIEQCSCHQLQIMVDSVI; this is encoded by the coding sequence ATGATTTCTCAAAGCACATCGAATTTAAAAATTTCTGATTTTTCTACCGGATATCGGAAAAAGCAGATTATCGACAATCTAACCCTCCCAAAATTTGAGGCTGGTAATCTTATTGCCATTGCGGGACCAAATGCGGCTGGAAAATCAACTTTTTTAAAAGCGTTGGCAGGCCATCTTTCAGCTACAGGAACGGTGATGTTAGATGATAAAAACCTCTTTGATCTCAAGTTTGAAGAGTGGGCGGAACGTGTAACATTCATGCCTCAAAAACTTCCTGATGGCGTGGGATTAACGGTATTGGAATCGGTTATCAGTGCACTTAAAACCATTCCATCTCCAAAGTTTCTCAACAAACAGAAAATTCACGAACAAGCGATGGAAATTCTGGAACAAGTAGGAATCGAAGGAATTGCCATGCAGCCTTTAAATAAAATTTCGGGCGGTCAGCGACAGCTTGCAAGTCTTGCACAGTCGTTAGTTCGTGATCCCGATCTTTTTCTGCTTGACGAACCCACCAGCGCTCTTGATTTACGTTATCAAACGCAGGTTATGAATTTGTTGGGACAATTGGCACAAAAAGGAAAAATTGTGTTTGTAGTACTCCATAATTTGAGTCTCGCAGCGCGATGGGCCGATCAAATCATCATCTTCAGAGATGGAAAATTACATGCTTTTGGCCCGCCAAAAGAAGCGATTACCTCTGAAGTTCTGGCGCATGTTTATGGAGTGAAAGCCCGAATTGAACAGTGCAGCTGCCATCAATTACAAATCATGGTAGACAGCGTCATTTAA
- a CDS encoding DUF2218 domain-containing protein, translating into MKEISRISTDNGSIYIKRLCKHFSHKVPASFSENEGNVEFPYGDCIMTSDDNQLTFVITADSEENLSNVKSVLISHLEKFSRDEELTVEWHKQD; encoded by the coding sequence ATGAAAGAAATAAGCCGAATATCAACCGACAACGGAAGCATTTATATCAAAAGATTGTGCAAACATTTTTCTCATAAAGTACCGGCCAGTTTCTCTGAAAATGAAGGAAACGTTGAATTTCCTTATGGAGATTGTATCATGACGAGTGATGATAATCAGCTTACTTTCGTTATTACAGCTGACTCGGAAGAGAATTTAAGCAATGTAAAAAGTGTACTTATCAGCCATCTGGAGAAATTTTCGAGAGATGAGGAACTGACGGTAGAATGGCATAAACAGGATTAG